One region of Streptomyces capillispiralis genomic DNA includes:
- the hemC gene encoding hydroxymethylbilane synthase: protein MPSPELIRIVSRDSPMALAQVERVRAELAAARPGVRTEVVPVKTTGDKWLGDLSQVEGKGAFTKEVDAALLAGEADLAVHCVKDVPADRPLPAGTVFAAFLKRDDVRDALVHPDGLTLDELPPGTRIGTSSVRRVAQLAATHPHLRCVPFRGNANRRLEKLAAGEADALLLAVSGLERIGRADVISEVLSPEAMMPPIGAGILALQCREGDTALIEAVGPLGDPDTHREADAERMFLHVLQGHCNSPIAGTAKVHRTGDLSLRACVFTPDGKTRLNAHEWAGRLDPATLGTSVAVALLRQGAREIIDGIPH from the coding sequence ATGCCCTCCCCCGAACTGATCCGTATCGTCTCCCGCGACTCGCCCATGGCACTCGCCCAGGTGGAGCGCGTCCGGGCGGAGCTGGCCGCCGCCCGGCCCGGCGTGCGCACCGAGGTCGTACCGGTGAAGACGACCGGGGACAAGTGGCTGGGTGATCTGTCGCAGGTGGAGGGCAAGGGCGCGTTCACCAAGGAGGTGGACGCGGCACTGCTCGCCGGCGAGGCGGATCTCGCCGTGCACTGCGTCAAGGACGTGCCCGCCGACCGGCCGCTCCCGGCGGGCACGGTGTTCGCCGCGTTCCTGAAGCGGGACGACGTCCGCGACGCCCTGGTGCACCCGGACGGCCTCACCCTGGACGAGCTTCCGCCCGGGACCCGGATCGGCACCTCCTCGGTGCGCCGGGTCGCGCAACTGGCCGCCACCCATCCGCACCTGCGGTGCGTGCCGTTCCGCGGCAACGCCAACCGGCGGCTGGAGAAGCTGGCGGCCGGGGAGGCGGACGCCCTGCTGCTGGCGGTCTCCGGACTGGAACGCATCGGCCGCGCCGACGTGATCAGTGAGGTCCTCTCCCCCGAGGCGATGATGCCGCCCATCGGCGCGGGCATCCTCGCCCTGCAGTGCCGCGAGGGCGACACCGCGCTCATCGAGGCCGTCGGCCCCCTCGGCGACCCGGACACCCACCGCGAGGCCGACGCCGAACGGATGTTCCTGCATGTGCTGCAGGGGCACTGCAACAGCCCGATCGCGGGGACCGCGAAGGTGCACCGCACCGGTGACCTGTCCCTGCGGGCCTGTGTCTTCACCCCGGACGGCAAGACCCGGCTGAACGCGCACGAGTGGGCGGGGCGGCTCGATCCGGCGACGCTCGGCACCTCGGTCGCCGTGGCCCTGCTGCGTCAGGGCGCCCGCGAGATCATCGACGGCATCCCGCACTGA
- a CDS encoding NPP1 family protein → MSSSTSRTHRRRWLTGLAGAVALIIAFPATAFAAPPPALPANADGLDRTFQPAFDYDTDGCYPTPAIGPDGSVNTGLNPTGALNGNCRDAPDLDSTNSYSRSKCNNGWCAVVYGLYFEKDQALPGSSLGGHRHDWEHVVVWVQNDTVQYVSTSNHGSFSIHARSAVRFDGTHPKIVYHKDGISTHCFRLAGSGDEPPENHKGSWQYPALVGWNGYPAGLRDKLTSYDFGSATFGLKDSSFASHLAAAKPSGIPFDPNA, encoded by the coding sequence GTGTCGTCGAGCACGTCCCGAACGCACCGCAGGAGATGGCTGACCGGCCTGGCCGGCGCGGTCGCCCTCATCATCGCCTTCCCCGCCACCGCCTTCGCCGCACCGCCCCCCGCCCTGCCGGCCAACGCGGACGGACTGGACCGCACCTTCCAGCCCGCCTTCGACTACGACACCGACGGCTGCTACCCCACTCCGGCCATCGGCCCGGACGGCTCCGTCAACACCGGCCTCAACCCGACCGGCGCGCTCAACGGCAACTGCCGTGACGCCCCGGACCTGGACAGCACCAACAGCTATTCCCGCTCCAAGTGCAACAACGGCTGGTGCGCCGTCGTCTACGGCCTCTACTTCGAGAAGGACCAGGCCCTGCCGGGCAGCAGCCTCGGGGGCCACCGCCACGACTGGGAGCACGTCGTGGTGTGGGTGCAGAACGACACCGTGCAGTACGTCTCGACGTCCAACCACGGCTCGTTCTCGATCCACGCCCGCTCCGCGGTCCGCTTCGACGGCACGCACCCGAAGATCGTCTACCACAAGGACGGCATCAGCACCCACTGCTTCCGCCTCGCGGGCTCGGGCGACGAACCGCCGGAGAACCACAAGGGCAGCTGGCAGTACCCGGCGCTGGTCGGCTGGAACGGCTACCCGGCGGGGCTGCGCGACAAGCTCACCTCGTACGACTTCGGCAGCGCCACCTTCGGCCTGAAGGACTCGAGCTTCGCCTCCCACCTCGCGGCGGCCAAGCCCTCGGGCATCCCGTTCGACCCGAACGCCTGA
- a CDS encoding ATP-dependent DNA ligase, whose product MTLPLIAPMLATPGALPSPVADARFAYETKQDGQRAVVYLPGDGTVALRARSGQDITAAYPELRPLATALGTTPAVLDGEVLALDEHGRASFQLLQSRMGLAHAPGRAARRAAAVPVHLVLFDVMHLAGRPLLRLPYTARREALLDLALDGPAWSTPAAIVGHGAQALRATLEHGLEGLVCKRLDSVYEPGVRSRAWIKIRNMRSEDVLVGGWLPGRGRLTGLPGAVLVGQRAAGRLRYVGGVGTGWSEAERVELAALLRAAATDVCPFDPVPAAPGARWVVPRLVGEVRYSTRTRDGMLRQPSWLRLRPDLAPEEAAADIPDDLV is encoded by the coding sequence GTGACCCTGCCCCTGATCGCGCCCATGCTCGCCACCCCCGGCGCCCTGCCGTCCCCGGTGGCGGACGCCCGCTTCGCCTACGAGACCAAGCAGGACGGCCAGCGGGCGGTGGTCTACCTCCCCGGGGACGGCACCGTCGCGCTGCGCGCCCGCTCCGGGCAGGACATCACGGCCGCCTACCCCGAGCTCCGGCCACTGGCCACCGCCCTCGGGACCACGCCCGCGGTCCTGGACGGCGAGGTGCTCGCGCTGGACGAACACGGCCGCGCGAGCTTCCAGTTGCTGCAGTCCCGGATGGGCCTGGCGCACGCCCCCGGGCGGGCCGCCCGGCGGGCCGCGGCGGTCCCCGTCCACCTGGTGCTGTTCGACGTCATGCACCTGGCCGGACGGCCGCTGCTCCGGCTGCCCTACACCGCCCGCCGCGAGGCGCTGCTGGACCTCGCCCTCGACGGGCCGGCCTGGTCCACTCCGGCCGCGATCGTCGGCCACGGCGCCCAGGCGCTGCGGGCGACCCTCGAACACGGCCTCGAAGGGCTGGTCTGCAAGCGGCTGGACTCGGTGTACGAACCGGGCGTGCGCTCCCGCGCCTGGATCAAGATCCGCAACATGCGCAGCGAGGACGTCCTGGTCGGCGGCTGGTTGCCCGGCAGGGGACGGCTGACCGGTCTGCCGGGCGCGGTGCTGGTCGGACAGCGGGCGGCGGGGCGGCTGCGGTACGTCGGCGGAGTGGGCACCGGCTGGAGCGAGGCCGAACGCGTTGAACTGGCGGCGCTGTTGCGGGCGGCGGCGACCGACGTCTGCCCCTTCGACCCCGTCCCGGCGGCGCCGGGCGCGCGCTGGGTGGTGCCCCGGCTGGTCGGCGAGGTGCGCTACAGCACCCGCACCCGGGACGGGATGCTGCGCCAGCCGTCCTGGCTGCGGCTCCGGCCGGACCTCGCACCCGAGGAGGCGGCGGCAGACATTCCGGATGACCTGGTGTGA
- a CDS encoding MarR family winged helix-turn-helix transcriptional regulator, with product MPTPPLPDVPASPEVAEIERALSRITYLSTRARQHERLMALAGVPLDRAAVALLRQMADAEPMRPGELAARLGVEASHVTRTVQQLERSGHAVRVPDPDDRRAQRIELTDAGREAIARIRETGVRGMRVALAHWSPEDLRQLATLFHRMVDDFLAHAADEETEPAATA from the coding sequence ATGCCCACACCCCCGCTCCCCGACGTCCCCGCCTCGCCGGAAGTGGCCGAGATCGAGCGCGCGCTCAGCCGCATCACCTACCTGAGCACGCGCGCCCGGCAGCACGAACGGCTGATGGCCCTGGCGGGCGTGCCGCTGGACCGGGCCGCCGTGGCGCTGCTGCGCCAGATGGCGGACGCCGAGCCGATGCGGCCGGGGGAGCTGGCCGCCCGGCTGGGCGTGGAGGCCTCGCACGTCACGCGCACGGTGCAGCAGCTGGAGCGGTCCGGCCACGCCGTCCGGGTCCCGGACCCCGACGACCGCCGCGCCCAGCGCATCGAGCTCACCGACGCCGGCCGGGAGGCGATCGCCCGGATCCGCGAGACCGGGGTGCGGGGGATGCGGGTGGCCCTGGCCCACTGGTCGCCGGAGGACCTGCGGCAGCTCGCGACCCTCTTCCACCGCATGGTCGACGACTTCCTCGCCCACGCCGCCGACGAGGAGACGGAACCGGCCGCGACCGCCTGA
- a CDS encoding DoxX family protein, translated as MSRSERSPLLLAGLLAAAGTAHFAAPRQFDHTVPRSLPGSPRTWTYASGAVELALAAGVALPRTRRVAALATAAFFVGVFPANIKMAVDWRHRPAPQKAAALGRLPLQLPLVLWARGVAKGAEGRS; from the coding sequence GTGTCCCGGTCCGAACGCTCGCCCCTGCTGCTCGCCGGCCTGCTGGCCGCCGCCGGCACCGCCCATTTCGCCGCCCCGCGCCAGTTCGACCACACCGTGCCGCGCTCCCTGCCCGGCTCGCCCCGGACCTGGACCTACGCGAGCGGCGCCGTCGAGCTCGCGCTGGCCGCCGGTGTGGCACTGCCCCGCACCCGCAGGGTCGCCGCGCTGGCCACGGCCGCCTTCTTCGTCGGCGTGTTCCCCGCCAACATCAAGATGGCCGTCGACTGGCGCCACCGCCCCGCCCCGCAGAAGGCGGCGGCGCTCGGCCGGCTGCCCCTGCAACTGCCGCTGGTGCTGTGGGCGCGCGGCGTCGCCAAGGGCGCGGAGGGCCGGTCGTGA
- a CDS encoding peroxiredoxin — protein sequence MSGRPEKGDTVEDFALPDETGTVRRLSDLLTEGPVVLFFYPAALSPGCTAQACHFRDLAAEFAAAGARPVGISSDAVERQAEFAGRHGLGMPLLSDADGTVRERFGVKRGIALAPTRRATFVIDRDRTVLEVVRSEVRMNVHADRALAALRDHRP from the coding sequence GTGAGCGGGCGCCCGGAGAAGGGCGACACGGTCGAGGACTTCGCGCTGCCGGACGAGACCGGCACCGTCCGCCGGCTCTCGGACCTGCTCACCGAAGGGCCGGTGGTGCTGTTCTTCTACCCCGCCGCCCTCAGCCCCGGCTGCACCGCGCAGGCCTGCCACTTCCGCGACCTCGCCGCCGAGTTCGCCGCGGCCGGCGCCCGGCCGGTGGGCATCAGCTCGGACGCCGTCGAACGGCAGGCGGAGTTCGCGGGACGGCACGGCCTCGGCATGCCCCTGCTGTCCGACGCGGACGGCACGGTCCGTGAGCGGTTCGGTGTGAAGCGGGGCATCGCCCTCGCGCCGACCCGGCGCGCCACCTTCGTCATAGACCGGGACCGGACCGTCCTGGAGGTCGTCCGCAGCGAGGTGCGCATGAACGTCCACGCCGACCGGGCCCTCGCCGCGCTCCGCGACCACCGGCCCTGA
- a CDS encoding SpoIIE family protein phosphatase codes for MEDASAAVVVDARGLVTGWSEGARRLTGHPAEEAVGRAVRELLAPDTPPSGTPMPSGRAVLRHRDGHPVPARLTVRPLLGADGTPAGHVITAEPPDTAEAPLTARAFQQASVAMSIFDSEQRFLGLNDVAFRIMGGHVQELLGQPYLDTVDEGADTLDIHRHLRRVVETGEPLHYETVTRAPSEVRSRAWNIEMWPVREASGEVIGTAIAAFDNTEQHRARRRLALLNEAATGIGTTLDVVRTAEELVEVLAPAFADFVAVDLLDWVLGADEPPAALPESGIVLRRVAHGSGSHESHGAAVHLGRTDVYPAYSPPARALRECRAVLARAGEPDFDRWIAERVAPAPAARPPIAAVHSLLAVPLRARGTTLGVAVAVRTVHPDGYVAEDAVLAEELASRAAVCVDNARRFARERTTALTLQHSLLPRGLPGQAAVEVAHRYLPSGSAAGIGGDWFDVIPLAGSRVALVVGDVVGHGIPSAATMGRLCMAVRTLADVDLPPDELLTHLDDLVTHLAAGDRDDIGELGATCLYAVYDPVSRHLSVAAAGHPAPALVLPDGTCRLIPVNAGPPLGVGGLPFEATELQLPEGSVVALYTDGLVEDRDRDIDRATDELRRALSVPADSLDALCDGVLKHVLPEEPGDDVALLLARTRALGADHVATRDVPSDPEEVGAARQWATAMLTAWGLDEIAFITELVVSELVTNAIRYGVPPVKLRLIRDRTLICEVADASSTSPHLRRAHAFDEGGRGLLLVAQLTQRWGSRQTGGGKTIWAEQPLPAPASPA; via the coding sequence ATGGAGGACGCCTCCGCCGCGGTCGTCGTCGATGCCCGCGGCCTTGTGACGGGGTGGAGCGAGGGCGCCCGGCGGCTGACCGGACACCCGGCCGAGGAGGCCGTGGGACGGGCCGTACGGGAGCTCCTCGCCCCGGACACCCCGCCGTCCGGCACACCCATGCCGTCGGGCCGGGCCGTGCTGCGCCACCGCGACGGCCACCCCGTGCCGGCCCGGCTCACCGTACGGCCCCTGCTGGGCGCCGACGGCACCCCGGCCGGACACGTGATCACCGCCGAGCCGCCCGACACGGCGGAGGCCCCGCTGACCGCGCGCGCGTTCCAGCAGGCCTCCGTGGCGATGTCGATCTTCGACTCCGAGCAGCGCTTCCTGGGGCTCAACGACGTCGCCTTCCGGATCATGGGCGGCCATGTGCAGGAACTCCTCGGGCAGCCGTACCTGGACACCGTCGACGAGGGCGCGGACACCCTCGACATCCACCGGCACCTGCGCCGCGTCGTCGAGACGGGCGAGCCCCTGCACTACGAGACCGTCACCCGGGCTCCCTCCGAGGTCCGCTCGCGCGCCTGGAACATCGAGATGTGGCCGGTCCGCGAGGCGTCCGGAGAGGTGATCGGCACCGCCATCGCGGCGTTCGACAACACCGAGCAGCACCGGGCCCGGCGGCGCCTGGCCCTGCTCAACGAGGCCGCCACCGGCATCGGCACCACCCTGGACGTCGTCCGCACCGCCGAGGAACTCGTGGAGGTCCTGGCACCCGCGTTCGCCGACTTCGTCGCCGTCGACCTGCTCGACTGGGTGCTCGGAGCCGACGAGCCCCCCGCCGCCCTCCCGGAGAGCGGGATCGTGCTGCGCCGCGTCGCGCACGGCTCCGGCTCCCACGAGAGCCACGGGGCGGCCGTCCACCTCGGCCGGACGGACGTCTACCCGGCGTACTCCCCGCCCGCGCGGGCGCTGCGGGAGTGCAGAGCGGTACTCGCCCGCGCGGGCGAGCCCGACTTCGACCGGTGGATCGCGGAGCGCGTCGCGCCCGCCCCGGCCGCCCGCCCACCCATCGCCGCCGTCCATTCCCTGCTGGCCGTACCGCTGCGCGCCCGCGGCACCACGCTCGGTGTCGCGGTCGCCGTGCGCACCGTCCACCCCGACGGGTACGTCGCCGAGGACGCCGTACTCGCGGAGGAACTCGCCAGCCGCGCCGCCGTCTGCGTCGACAACGCCCGCCGCTTCGCCCGCGAACGCACCACCGCGCTCACCCTCCAGCACAGCCTGCTGCCCAGGGGACTGCCCGGTCAGGCCGCCGTCGAGGTCGCCCACCGCTATCTGCCCTCCGGTTCGGCGGCCGGCATCGGCGGCGACTGGTTCGACGTCATCCCGCTGGCCGGCAGCCGGGTCGCCCTGGTCGTCGGTGACGTCGTCGGCCACGGCATCCCCTCGGCGGCGACCATGGGCCGGCTGTGCATGGCCGTGCGCACCCTCGCCGACGTGGACCTCCCGCCCGACGAACTCCTCACCCACCTCGACGACCTGGTCACCCATCTCGCCGCCGGCGACCGCGACGACATCGGCGAACTCGGCGCCACCTGCCTGTACGCCGTCTACGACCCGGTCTCGCGCCATCTGAGCGTGGCCGCGGCCGGCCACCCCGCGCCCGCCCTCGTCCTGCCCGACGGCACCTGCCGGCTCATCCCCGTGAACGCGGGCCCGCCGCTGGGCGTGGGAGGGCTGCCGTTCGAGGCGACGGAGCTCCAGCTGCCCGAGGGCTCCGTCGTCGCCCTCTACACCGACGGACTGGTCGAGGACCGCGACCGCGACATCGACCGCGCCACGGACGAGCTGCGCCGCGCCCTGTCGGTGCCCGCGGACTCGCTGGACGCCCTGTGCGACGGGGTGCTCAAGCACGTGCTGCCGGAGGAGCCCGGTGACGACGTGGCCCTGCTGCTGGCCCGCACCCGGGCCCTCGGCGCCGACCACGTCGCCACCCGGGACGTGCCCTCGGACCCCGAGGAGGTGGGCGCCGCCCGGCAGTGGGCCACCGCCATGCTCACCGCGTGGGGACTGGACGAGATCGCCTTCATCACCGAACTCGTCGTCAGCGAACTGGTCACCAACGCCATCCGGTACGGGGTGCCCCCCGTCAAACTGCGGCTGATCCGCGACCGCACGCTCATCTGCGAGGTCGCCGACGCCAGCTCCACCTCACCGCATCTGCGCCGCGCCCACGCCTTCGACGAGGGCGGGCGCGGACTGCTGCTGGTGGCCCAGCTCACCCAGCGCTGGGGCAGCCGGCAGACGGGCGGCGGCAAGACCATCTGGGCGGAACAACCACTGCCGGCCCCCGCGTCTCCCGCGTGA
- a CDS encoding DNA polymerase ligase N-terminal domain-containing protein produces MGGRDRLRDYHGKRDFDRTREPRGAGAAPGAEPRFVVQIHDARRMHFDFRLQVGEVLRSWSVPKGPSADPRDKRLAVPTEDHPLEYEEFEGVIPRGEYGGGTVIVWDHGTYEPLSHDRRGRPVDFAESLARGHATFRLRGAKLHGEYALTRFRDGNDGGEEAWLLVRAAKGGAGGRGAPDPRRARSVRSGRTLAQVAAEG; encoded by the coding sequence GTGGGCGGACGGGACCGGCTGCGGGACTACCACGGCAAGCGGGACTTCGACCGGACGCGCGAGCCCCGGGGAGCGGGGGCGGCGCCGGGCGCGGAGCCCCGCTTCGTGGTGCAGATCCACGACGCGCGCCGGATGCACTTCGACTTCCGGCTCCAGGTGGGCGAGGTGCTGAGGTCCTGGTCGGTCCCCAAGGGCCCGTCCGCCGACCCGCGGGACAAGCGGCTCGCCGTGCCCACGGAGGACCATCCGCTGGAGTACGAGGAGTTCGAGGGGGTGATCCCGCGCGGTGAGTACGGGGGCGGCACCGTGATCGTCTGGGACCACGGCACCTACGAGCCGCTGAGCCACGACCGCCGGGGCCGGCCCGTCGACTTCGCGGAGTCGCTGGCGCGCGGGCACGCCACGTTCCGGCTGCGCGGGGCGAAGCTGCACGGCGAGTACGCCCTCACCCGCTTCCGCGACGGGAACGACGGCGGTGAGGAGGCGTGGCTCCTGGTCCGGGCGGCCAAGGGCGGGGCGGGCGGCCGGGGCGCCCCCGATCCGCGACGGGCACGATCGGTACGCTCCGGCCGCACCCTCGCCCAGGTCGCCGCGGAGGGCTGA
- a CDS encoding aldo/keto reductase, with amino-acid sequence MISIPRHTLNDGTTIPALGLGTWPMDDAEAQRAVTTALEAGYRLVDTATNYRNETGVGRAVAGSGVPREEIVVTTKLPGRHHGYEETLTSFEESRARLGLEYVDLYLIHWPLPRVDKYVDSWKAMIKLREDGLVRSIGVSNFTPAHIERLEKETGVLPSVNQVELHPLFPQEELRAHHADKGVLVESWSPLGRGSRLLDDPAVAAVAEAHGVTPAQAVLRWHIQLGALPVPKSSDPERQLTNLDVFGFELDAGQMRAVADRAHRRIGGDPQVHEEF; translated from the coding sequence GTGATCAGCATCCCGCGCCACACCCTGAACGACGGCACCACGATCCCCGCCCTGGGCCTGGGCACCTGGCCGATGGACGACGCCGAGGCGCAGCGGGCGGTGACCACGGCCCTGGAGGCGGGTTACCGCCTCGTCGACACCGCGACCAACTACCGCAACGAAACCGGGGTCGGCCGTGCCGTCGCGGGCTCCGGCGTGCCGCGCGAGGAGATCGTCGTGACGACGAAGCTCCCGGGCCGGCACCACGGCTACGAGGAGACCCTCACCTCCTTCGAGGAGTCCCGGGCCCGGCTCGGCCTGGAGTACGTCGACCTCTATCTGATCCACTGGCCGCTCCCCCGCGTCGACAAGTACGTCGACTCCTGGAAGGCCATGATCAAGCTGCGCGAGGACGGCCTGGTCCGGTCGATCGGCGTCTCCAACTTCACGCCCGCCCACATCGAGCGGCTGGAGAAGGAAACCGGGGTGCTGCCCTCCGTCAACCAGGTCGAACTGCACCCCCTCTTCCCGCAGGAGGAGCTGCGCGCCCACCACGCGGACAAGGGCGTGCTCGTGGAGAGCTGGAGCCCGCTCGGCCGTGGCTCGCGGCTCCTGGACGATCCGGCCGTGGCCGCCGTCGCCGAGGCGCACGGGGTGACCCCGGCGCAGGCGGTGCTGCGCTGGCACATCCAGCTGGGCGCGCTGCCCGTCCCCAAGTCGTCCGACCCTGAGCGGCAGCTCACCAACCTCGACGTCTTCGGATTCGAACTGGACGCCGGCCAGATGCGGGCCGTCGCCGACCGCGCCCACCGCCGGATCGGCGGGGACCCCCAGGTGCACGAGGAGTTCTGA
- a CDS encoding TauD/TfdA dioxygenase family protein yields MTTDRDGTADGGRSAAVEVRPVAGHIGAEVTGVDLAGDLDDAVIAGIRAAVLRWKVVFFRGQRLDHAGHVALARRFGEPVVLPRRGRASPPDFPEVETTADRLELGGRFGMEHDEWLWRRRHSLLRGWHCDHGARVDPPAATILRAETVPPYGGDTTWSNLAAAYAGLSAPVREFADRLRAEHRLGVGYQPRPGDDAYVRHLLDHQTASEHPLVRVHPETGERVLFVNGYYVERITGLSRPESRAVLEMLLEQATRPEYTVRFRWEPGSVAFWDNRATVHLAPGDTAHLDHPRIMHRVMLAGDVPVGVDGRPSRALTGTAPGRW; encoded by the coding sequence ATGACGACGGACAGGGACGGCACGGCGGACGGCGGGCGGAGCGCGGCGGTGGAGGTGCGCCCCGTCGCCGGGCACATCGGGGCCGAGGTCACCGGGGTCGACCTCGCCGGTGACCTCGACGACGCGGTGATCGCCGGGATCAGGGCGGCGGTGCTGCGCTGGAAGGTGGTGTTCTTCCGCGGCCAGCGCCTTGACCACGCCGGACACGTGGCACTGGCCCGCCGGTTCGGCGAACCCGTCGTGCTGCCGCGGCGCGGGAGGGCCTCGCCGCCGGACTTCCCCGAGGTCGAGACGACCGCCGACCGGCTGGAGCTGGGCGGCCGGTTCGGCATGGAGCACGACGAGTGGCTGTGGCGTCGCCGCCACAGCCTGCTGCGGGGCTGGCACTGCGACCACGGCGCCCGCGTCGACCCGCCGGCCGCCACGATCCTGCGCGCCGAGACCGTCCCGCCGTACGGCGGCGACACCACCTGGTCGAACCTGGCCGCCGCCTACGCCGGGCTCTCGGCGCCGGTGCGCGAGTTCGCCGACCGGCTGCGGGCGGAGCACCGCCTCGGGGTCGGCTACCAGCCCCGGCCCGGCGACGACGCGTACGTGCGTCACCTGCTGGACCACCAGACCGCCTCCGAGCACCCGCTGGTGCGGGTCCACCCGGAGACCGGGGAGCGGGTGCTGTTCGTCAACGGCTACTACGTCGAGCGGATCACCGGCCTGTCCCGCCCCGAGAGCCGGGCCGTGCTGGAGATGCTGCTGGAGCAGGCGACCCGGCCCGAGTACACCGTGCGGTTCCGCTGGGAGCCGGGCAGCGTCGCGTTCTGGGACAACCGGGCCACCGTCCACCTGGCGCCGGGCGACACCGCCCACCTCGACCACCCGCGGATCATGCACCGGGTGATGCTCGCCGGTGACGTCCCGGTCGGCGTGGACGGCCGGCCGTCCAGGGCCCTGACCGGTACCGCGCCCGGACGCTGGTAG
- a CDS encoding L-threonylcarbamoyladenylate synthase has product MAKYFDVHPDNPQSRTISQVADSIRSDSLIAYPTDSCYALGCRLGSRDGIDRIRTIRKLDDRHHFTLVCRDFAQLGQFVRIDNDVFRAVKASTPGSYTFILPATKEVPRMLQHPKKKTVGVRIPDHVVTQALLAELGEPLLSSTLLMPGEDEPMTQGWEIKDRLDHVLDAVIDSGECGTEPTTVIDFSGGEPEIVRRGAGDVSRFE; this is encoded by the coding sequence ATGGCGAAGTACTTCGACGTGCACCCCGACAACCCCCAGTCGCGCACCATTTCCCAGGTAGCCGACAGCATCCGCTCCGACTCCCTGATCGCGTATCCCACGGACTCCTGCTACGCCCTCGGCTGCCGTCTGGGCAGCCGGGACGGCATCGACCGGATCCGCACGATCCGCAAGCTGGACGACCGGCACCACTTCACGCTGGTGTGCCGGGACTTCGCGCAGCTCGGCCAGTTCGTACGGATCGACAACGACGTGTTCCGCGCGGTCAAGGCGTCGACCCCGGGCAGCTACACGTTCATTCTGCCCGCGACGAAGGAGGTGCCGCGCATGCTGCAGCACCCCAAGAAGAAGACGGTGGGCGTGCGCATCCCCGACCACGTCGTCACCCAGGCGCTGCTCGCGGAGCTCGGCGAGCCCCTGCTGTCCAGCACCCTGCTGATGCCCGGCGAGGACGAGCCGATGACGCAGGGCTGGGAGATCAAGGACCGGCTCGACCACGTGCTGGACGCGGTGATCGACTCCGGCGAGTGCGGCACCGAGCCGACCACGGTGATCGACTTCTCGGGCGGTGAGCCGGAGATCGTGCGGCGGGGCGCGGGCGACGTCTCGCGGTTCGAGTGA